CCGTGCGTGCTGATGATCGATGAGATTGAAAAAGCATTTGCCGGTGCCGGTAAGTCGGGTCAGACCGACAGCGGCGTTGCGTCCCGCCTGTTCGGCCAGTTTCTGACCTGGCTGAATGACCATACTTCGGATGTATTCGTCGTGGCCACCAGCAACGACATCTCCAGACTGCCACCCGAATTCGGCCGTTCGGAACGCTTCGACGGTCTGTTCTTTGTCGATCTGCCGAGACGGGAACAGAAAGACCGGATCTGGGCTCAGTACATCCATTTGTTTGACCTCGAGCCGAAACAGCCTCGCCCCGACGATACTGACTGGACCGGGGCAGAGATCCGCAGCTGCTGTCGACTGGCAGGACTGCTGCAGATTTCTCTGGTCGAGGCCCAGCAGAATGTGGTTCCAGTCGCGGTCACGGCTGCTGAGTCCATCCATCGTTTGCGTGAATGGGCCAGCGGCCGCTGTCTGGATGCCGATCGTCCGGGCATTTATCATGCACAGGATCTGAGAAAACCGTCCCGTCGGAACCTAAAACACCTGGCTTCAGTCAACTGAATCGAATGTCCCGGAAAGGAGCAATATGCTGAACCAAGCAGATATTACGCTCATCATCGCGGCATTGCAGTTCTGGGCAGAAGAAATGGATCCTGAGGACGAACAGTGTTTGAGGATCTATGCTGAGGCTACAGAGGCTGGGCAGGCCTGGACAACAGCGGAGATCCAGCAACTGCGATCGCGTCTGAAAACGGCCCACCTTAAGTACGTTGTTTCCAACGAATCGAGAACCGCGTTGCGAGACAGAGAATTACACTCCACATTCCAGAGAGCTTTCGAGGCCTGCAACAATCCTACCGATCTGGTCGGCACACTGCTGTTGCCAGAGGCCCCGCCCGAGATCTGATCAGACCCCGTCCATCAGCTCAGCCACGCTGATTCCCAGCGTATCGGCAATCCGCTCAATGTTCCGCAGGGCGACGTTCCGTTCGCCCCGCTCAATCCCACCCACGTAGGTCCGGTCCAGCTCGCAGGCATAGGCAAAATTCTCCTGGGAATAGCCCTGTTCCTTGCGGAGTTCCCGCACCCGTTCGCCGAATCGCTTCAAAATGTCTTTGCGTTTTGCCATGCAGACATTTAACACTTGACAGCGACGATAAAACCACGGACTATAAGTATCATTCAGGTAGTCCACAATTGACTATGACAGCTGCGTTTTGGATACAGAACTGCAGCCCAGACAGGAGACAAATATGGAAAAAGTCACTCTGAGTGCGATCATTTTCCTGGTGATTCTGATCGCCATACTGTTTATTGCTCCCGAGGACGAGCCAGGCGTCGGTCCCCAGGGGAGTTCCGTTGAGATCAAACGCCATGCGTCTGACCTGCAGAACGTACACGATGTGAAAATCACTCCGGAAGGGGTGTTGCAGATGTCCTACCTTGATGAGACAGGTTTTCTGACCTCTCACCATTTCATCAACCTCAAGTCCGGTAACGTGATTCTCGTGGAAGACGAAGAATTCACACCAGAGCGGGTCATGCTGACTGACACCCTGCATGGGGGCTTGAAAGTCACGGTGGCCAAGTCATTGAACCTGAACCTGCCCCCGTCCACAGCGAAAACCCCGCTCAGCCCTCCCCCACGCTGACATTCGATCATTTAAAGAGACTCTGCTTCTCCTGTTGATGCCGTTCAGTCCTTTGGGGCTGGGCGGCATTTTTCATTTCCCACTTTCAAAAAAGGAGCATTATGAATCACTCTATTCTCGATGAACCACAGCCTGCCGCCTCCAGCGGCAGACCAGCCGAGCGACTTCGTACCACGATGGCGGCGGCCCGACTCAGTTTTACCTGGCTGGGCGTACGTAAGTCCCTCACGGCCGTCCAGAAAAACCAGGTCGCGGATTCCTTCGGTGCCGAGGGGAAATTTCTCTCGGCCGGAAAAAAACTACTGGATACGACGCATCCCGCCTTCAAAGCTGTCACGGCAGTCCGGGGACGGGCGGTCGCCTATTGGAAAGGAGTTTCGCTGCCTTATCCTGAAGCGGGTATTCGCCTGATCAGACAGTCAGAGATCACTGACTTTGATCAGCGGATGAGCGAATTCCAGGTGGAACTGGAAACAGCGGTACGCGAACTGGACCGGCATTTCGAAGAGCTCAGGTCGGCCGCCCGCATCCGCCTGGGTGATCTGTATGATCCCGCCGACTATCCCCACTCGCTGTCAGGCCTGTTTGCCATCGAGCATGATTTTCCGGCAGTGGAGCCGCCGAACTATCTCAAACAGCTGAACCCGGAAGTCTATGCCCAGGAATGCCAGCGGGTGCAGCAGCGATTTGATGAGGCCGTGCAACTGGCCGAACAGGCCTTCTTGGAAGAATTGGGACGCCTGGTCGAACATTTGACCGAGCGTTTGAGTGGTCAATCCGATGGCAAACCCAAGGTGTTCCGCGATACCGCGGTTTCCAACCTGACCGACTTCTTTGAACGCTTTCAGCAACTCAATGTCCGCTCCAATGCTCAGCTCGACGCACTCGTGGAACGCGCGCAGCAGATTGTGACTGGCGTTGCTCCACAGCAGTTGCGGGATAACGGGAATCTGCGGCAGCAGGTCGCCTCGCAACTCTCGGGAGTGCAGTCTTCCCTGGAGGGGCTGCTGCTGGATCGCCCCCGCCGCAATATCCTGCGGCGTGCGCAGTGAGGTGACCGCATGGAGCTGCTGATTACCCCGGAAGCAACCATCCGTTGCCTCTATGACGAGACACTGGAACTGACCGCGCTGGGGCAACTACAAATCCAACGGGGCTCCCACGTGGAGCCAACGGCAGACGGAAACTGGACGGCTGACCTTAGTCCGGTGAGTGGTCCCTCGCTGGGGCCTTTTCCCCGGAGATCAGAGGCCCTGGCAGCCGAGGTCGCCTGGCTTGAGCAGCACTGGCTGCTCAAGCACACGTAAACCGTACTGCCCTGTGAGCGCGGGGTGGTTGTGTAATTTCCCACGACCACCCGCGTGCGGTGGTCGTATTCTCTTTTCTTAAGGAGTGAACGATGACTCAACAGGACCTGGACCAGGCGGTGGCCGCAGCCACCGGTGAAGATGTGCGATCCATTCGGCAGCGGGGCTTCAGCCTCGCCAATCCGTTCAAGGTGAACTTTGATCCCGAGCCAGACCTGCGGCCGCCTCAGTCCGTGGACTGGGATGAGCTCAGTCTGCAGCAGAATGTAGCGTTGTTTGCCCAACGCTGTGGCCGAGTACCGGGGTTGATTTAGACCGTGGACTATCATCCTAAAGATACCCGAGAAGCCCAATTACTGGAGCACACTCTCCGTTCGATCAGTTTCTGGACTCTGGCCTGTCTGATTGCCGGCTGTTTTCTGGGCTGGCCGCTCTTGCTGGCTTTACCCGTCACGCTCTGGGGGATGTGGCAGTTTTACTTTCAGACCAACGAAGACTGATCTGGTCATTAACCATCTACTATTTGACAGGGAGTGCCTATGGTTCGAGCCAATCGTCCCCGGTTTTCGCCCGGCATGATTCTGGCGACACGCAACGCACTGGAACGATTACCACAGCATGAGATGCAGCGCGCCCTGGCCCGTCATCTTGCCGGTGACTGGGGCGACTGCTGTCCTGCGGATGCGGAAGCCAATGATGCCGCTTTACTGAACGGTGATCGACTGCTGTCGGTTTATCACACGGCGGACCAGATCAAGTTCTGGATCATCACCGTCGCAGACCGGTCCGCGACCAACATTCTGTTACCCGAAGACTACTGACCTCTTCACTGACCACAGCGAATGAATTCTTACTCAAACATCCAGGAGAAAAGTATGCAAATTCTATTTATCAACAATGACGGTTCCGGGTTTGCTGACCAGATTGAAATCAGTGCCGGCCTGAGTGTGGCGGCGCTGTTTCAGCAGCGACTGCCTCATGGACGTCCACAAGACTACCTGATCCGTGTCAATCGTCAGCCAACGACTGCCAACTACATCCTGCAGGAAGGTGATCGTGTTTCGATCACTCCCACGAAGATTGAGGGGGCGGCACGATTGCCCCTGTTACCGCTCGTCTGTTTTCTCTTGTCCCGGTTGAAAGGAGCCCTATGGGAGCCCGACAACGACTCAACAGTCTCTATTTCTACATTATCGTGATCGTCTCAGCGTCGATCGGCGGGGCCACCGATTCATGGCTTGTCTTCTGGATCAGTGTCGGCGTCATGGCAGCAAGTATGCTGCATGGGGGTGAGATTCGTCCCCACAGTCGATCCAGCAAACCGTTTCGCCGACGTCGCTGAGTCATCACTGTCGTTTCGAATTTAATTCCATCAAAGAGACCACCTGTGAAATCGGGT
The DNA window shown above is from Gimesia sp. and carries:
- a CDS encoding helix-turn-helix transcriptional regulator — its product is MAKRKDILKRFGERVRELRKEQGYSQENFAYACELDRTYVGGIERGERNVALRNIERIADTLGISVAELMDGV